The Oncorhynchus kisutch isolate 150728-3 unplaced genomic scaffold, Okis_V2 Okis07a-Okis12b_hom, whole genome shotgun sequence genome includes a region encoding these proteins:
- the LOC109880198 gene encoding beta-crystallin B1-like codes for MSGDKSKSASQTDGKAAQGKRSEMGMNAYKMCVFDQENFQGRCMEITNECMNVCDMGMDRVRSLRVDCGPFVGYEQMNFCGEMFILEKGEYPRWDSWSNCQKNDYLLSFRPVRMDPEKHKICLFEVGEFKGRKMEIMDDDVPSLFSYGFTDRVGSIMVSCGSWVGYQFPGYRGSQYLLEKGEYRHFNEFGARHPQFQSVRRIRDMQWHQHGCYTLSSK; via the exons ATGTCTGGAGATAAGTCGAAATCTGCTTCCCAGACCGACGGCAAGGCCGCCCAGGGGAAGAGATCTGAGATGGGCATGAACGCCTACAAG aTGTGCGTCTTCGACCAGGAGAACTTCCAGGGTCGTTGTATGGAGATCACCAATGAGTGCATGAACGTGTGTGACATGGGCATGGACAGGGTCCGCTCCCTGCGTGTCGACTGCGGGCC TTTTGTGGGTTATGAGCAGATGAACTTCTGTGGTGAGATGTTCATCCTGGAGAAGGGAGAGTACCCACGCTGGGACTCCTGGAGCAACTGTCAGAAGAATGACTACCTGCTGTCCTTCAGGCCCGTCCGCATG gacCCTGAGAAGCACAAGATCTGCCTGTTCGAGGTTGGAGAGTTCAAGGGTCGTAAGATGGAGATCATGGATGATGAtgttccctctctgttctcctacGGATTCACCGATAGGGTCGGCAGCATCATGGTCAGCTGCGGAAG CTGGGTGGGTTACCAGTTCCCTGGATACCGTGGTTCCCAGTACCTCCTGGAGAAGGGTGAGTACCGGCACTTCAACGAGTTCGGTGCCCGGCACCCCCAGTTCCAGTCTGTGAGGCGTATCCGCGACATGCAGTGGCACCAGCACGGCTGCTACACCTTGTCCAGCAAGTGA